In Burkholderia sp. GAS332, one DNA window encodes the following:
- a CDS encoding type VI secretion system protein ImpK has protein sequence MRTNQQVSSASNPLVAAANPLLNTLTQIRTSTTLTPERLREYLVDEIRRFQTRAQQAAIAIETIVGARYCLCTALDEAAALAPWGSGSTWTTHSLLVAFHNETWGGEKFFQLLARLSGSPREHRDIIELQYLCLMLGFQGRYRVVQNGAAQLETLTRRLHKLLHETGGGYAQPLSPDWRAADHTQGFSARRWLPPWTWLPFAGLIGCASFIGFLLASNAQADRTYAAINAIHLPESEFRAAAAPPVNLTRLLDADIRGDSLSVREDADRSVIALRGDGLFDSGSAVANNAYLPVLARVAGVLNRLPGDVVITGYTDNQPIRDQRFASNLALSQARAAAVSQALLAAGFVRTRALTVAGRGDEQPVDTNRTAAGRAHNRRVEIVLFPGAGSRQDFSQATNR, from the coding sequence ATGCGGACCAACCAACAAGTTTCAAGCGCCAGCAATCCGCTCGTCGCCGCAGCGAATCCGCTGCTCAACACGCTCACGCAGATTCGCACCAGCACGACGTTGACGCCGGAGCGGCTGCGCGAATATCTGGTCGACGAAATCAGGCGTTTCCAGACGCGCGCGCAGCAGGCAGCCATCGCCATCGAAACCATCGTCGGCGCGCGCTATTGCCTGTGCACGGCCCTCGACGAAGCCGCGGCACTCGCGCCGTGGGGCAGTGGCAGCACATGGACGACGCACAGCCTGCTGGTCGCATTTCATAACGAAACCTGGGGCGGAGAGAAGTTCTTCCAGTTACTCGCGCGCTTGTCGGGCAGTCCTCGCGAACATCGCGACATCATTGAGCTTCAGTATCTCTGTCTGATGCTGGGCTTCCAGGGGCGCTATCGCGTGGTTCAGAACGGCGCGGCACAGCTTGAAACGCTCACGCGCCGGCTGCATAAGTTGCTCCACGAAACAGGCGGCGGTTATGCACAACCCCTGTCGCCCGATTGGCGCGCCGCCGACCACACACAGGGGTTCAGCGCGCGCCGCTGGTTGCCGCCGTGGACGTGGTTGCCGTTCGCCGGCCTGATCGGCTGCGCGAGTTTCATCGGCTTCCTGCTGGCATCCAACGCACAAGCCGATCGAACCTATGCGGCGATCAACGCGATTCACCTTCCGGAAAGCGAATTTCGCGCGGCCGCCGCGCCGCCGGTCAACCTTACCCGCCTGCTCGACGCAGACATACGCGGCGACTCGCTTAGCGTGCGCGAAGACGCGGATCGCAGTGTGATCGCGCTGCGCGGCGACGGCCTGTTCGATTCCGGCTCAGCCGTCGCCAACAACGCATACCTGCCCGTGCTCGCGCGTGTCGCCGGCGTCCTGAACCGGCTTCCCGGAGACGTGGTGATTACCGGCTATACGGATAACCAGCCGATCCGCGACCAGCGATTCGCATCGAACCTCGCGCTCTCGCAAGCCCGCGCCGCCGCGGTCAGCCAGGCGCTGCTCGCAGCCGGCTTCGTCAGAACCCGCGCGCTCACGGTGGCGGGGCGCGGCGACGAACAGCCGGTCGATACCAACCGGACGGCCGCAGGCCGCGCCCACAATCGGCGGGTGGAAATCGTGCTGTTTCCTGGCGCTGGAAGCAGACAGGACTTTTCGCAAGCGACAAACCGATGA
- a CDS encoding type VI secretion system protein ImpL encodes MNSLKRLWGLLWSRTLWLLVGVIVIAALIWMIGPLLSIGDLRPLESGVSRLVLIAFLLFVWCARFASRWRQHANSGELRRLLRRSKASQPDNPASADGTEPLAELRARFREALHLLRRAGTPTGRFAAWLDRLTGQYVYRLPWYLVVGSAGSGKTTALANSGLELSIAEQAARAASGRIEPTAHCEWWFSNHAVLVDTPGHYLEAADADARRGAEWGELLGLLRKYRPRQPVTGALLMVSIDELLAMSESERAAYATRLRKPLQLMQAKFDVRVPVYLCFTRMDCISGFTEYFSALNRDGRAQVWGTTIAAGDPAWNDDAGFAPSGAFDRLAQRLNAALHDVLNADPDLDSRALAYLFPQQFASLKETLDDFLMALFRPSRLETNLVARGIYFSSALQKSGPAIDRVLTPIRQQLQMAATQPARVAPKHSQSYFLKQLLQDAVFADAGFAGVSRALRRRRLMAHAAVAALTGGVLLALLTGWTISYLNNRAYLDEVNAHVAAFNLYANRPVVSHPDAVAPLSPMLDALRSLPRSEHFNVDAPPVWRYGLGLYQGKRISEAGEAVYRRALDEKLLPQAAARIESMLADAPVNDLEYSYDALKAYLMLHDATRYDAGFLAAWLILDTDQALPSNTTQDERARLEAHIANLFESRRVASPFARNAPLVESVRERLAHESPTLRAYHQLRRELLTTMQGAPVSVASAGGPQAALVFRRRSGRPLTDGVSSLYTYRGYWNTFDKRVDGAAAKLKDEDPWVLRIPANATSDSVRLAREIKRAYFNDYIDVWDSYLNDLALMDSASIAQSMQMARILSAPDSPLRQFLLVAANETNLLRAGAAQQPTADKLQKRIGEARQSLTALFGSVARGAPPPAGDDKPEAIVDEHFEPLRRLAASTAGGPLDSNLRVIDELYSYLSSASAALSSGNAPPQTDVFNRLQADAGRLPMPLRQMFSDLSQTGSAQVNGAARVNIAQDAQGGIGRVCRQMLAGRYPFERGSPRDVALDDFAKLFATGGLMDSFFQKNLASQIDVSHSRWTFRGDAGGGSPVDTRLAGSFQNADTIRTVFFPGNATAPSLQIELTPLEMDPGITQYVLDIDGQTIRYAHGPQIPATVKWPNAGGANLVSLLVNTQSGSNSLQTHGPWALHRLFDKARITPGAAPESFVASFNVNGRTLALRVTASNSYNPFQLAQMNAFSCPS; translated from the coding sequence ATGAATTCTCTAAAGCGTTTGTGGGGACTCCTGTGGTCCAGGACGTTGTGGCTCTTGGTGGGCGTGATCGTCATCGCCGCACTGATCTGGATGATCGGGCCATTGCTGTCGATCGGCGATCTGCGGCCGCTGGAAAGCGGCGTCTCACGTCTCGTGCTAATCGCGTTCCTGTTATTCGTCTGGTGTGCAAGGTTTGCCTCGCGGTGGCGGCAGCATGCAAACAGCGGGGAGCTGCGCAGGCTTTTGCGCCGAAGCAAGGCTAGCCAGCCCGACAATCCTGCTTCCGCCGACGGCACCGAACCGCTTGCTGAACTGCGTGCCCGCTTTCGCGAGGCGCTGCACCTGTTGCGTCGCGCGGGCACCCCCACAGGCCGGTTTGCCGCGTGGCTGGACAGACTCACCGGTCAGTATGTCTACCGGCTGCCTTGGTATCTCGTGGTTGGCAGCGCCGGTTCGGGCAAAACCACGGCGCTCGCCAATAGCGGACTTGAACTGTCGATCGCAGAGCAAGCCGCGCGCGCCGCCAGCGGGCGCATTGAACCGACGGCCCACTGCGAGTGGTGGTTCAGCAATCATGCCGTGCTCGTCGATACGCCCGGTCACTATCTGGAAGCGGCCGACGCCGACGCAAGGCGCGGCGCCGAATGGGGCGAATTGCTGGGGCTGTTGCGCAAATACCGGCCGCGCCAGCCCGTCACCGGTGCGTTGTTGATGGTCAGCATCGACGAACTGCTGGCGATGAGCGAGTCCGAGCGGGCTGCTTATGCGACGCGACTGCGCAAGCCCTTGCAATTGATGCAGGCCAAGTTCGACGTCCGTGTGCCGGTCTATCTATGCTTCACCCGGATGGACTGCATCAGCGGCTTTACGGAGTACTTTTCCGCCCTTAACCGGGACGGTCGCGCGCAGGTATGGGGTACGACGATCGCGGCGGGTGATCCGGCATGGAACGACGACGCCGGTTTTGCCCCCAGCGGCGCGTTCGACCGTTTGGCGCAGCGGCTGAACGCCGCCTTGCACGATGTGCTGAACGCGGACCCCGATCTCGACAGCCGCGCACTCGCCTATCTGTTTCCGCAGCAGTTCGCGAGCCTCAAGGAGACGCTGGACGACTTCCTCATGGCGTTATTTCGCCCGTCGCGCCTGGAAACCAACCTGGTGGCGCGCGGCATCTATTTCAGCAGTGCGCTGCAGAAGAGCGGCCCAGCAATCGACCGTGTGCTGACGCCGATCCGACAGCAATTGCAGATGGCGGCTACGCAGCCGGCACGCGTCGCGCCGAAACACAGCCAGAGCTACTTTCTGAAACAACTGCTGCAAGACGCTGTGTTCGCGGACGCTGGATTTGCCGGCGTGAGCCGCGCGTTGCGACGCCGCCGCCTGATGGCGCATGCCGCAGTGGCTGCCTTGACCGGTGGCGTTCTGCTGGCGCTCCTCACCGGCTGGACGATCAGCTATCTGAACAACCGCGCCTATCTCGACGAAGTGAATGCGCATGTGGCCGCCTTCAATCTGTACGCCAACCGTCCCGTCGTCTCCCACCCCGACGCCGTGGCCCCGCTTTCGCCGATGCTCGATGCGTTGCGCAGCCTGCCGCGCAGCGAGCACTTCAATGTCGACGCGCCACCGGTGTGGCGGTACGGCCTGGGCTTGTATCAAGGCAAACGAATCAGCGAGGCGGGCGAGGCGGTCTATCGTCGTGCGCTCGACGAAAAGCTGTTGCCGCAGGCAGCCGCCCGCATCGAATCAATGCTCGCCGATGCGCCGGTCAACGACCTCGAGTATTCGTACGATGCGTTGAAAGCCTATCTCATGCTCCACGACGCCACGCGATACGACGCCGGCTTCCTGGCGGCATGGTTGATCCTCGATACCGATCAGGCGCTGCCGTCGAACACGACGCAGGACGAACGCGCACGACTCGAAGCACACATCGCCAATCTGTTCGAGTCGCGCAGGGTCGCTTCGCCGTTTGCACGCAATGCGCCGCTCGTGGAAAGCGTGCGCGAACGTCTCGCACACGAGTCACCCACGCTGCGTGCTTATCACCAGCTCCGCCGCGAACTCTTGACGACGATGCAAGGCGCGCCGGTCAGCGTCGCGAGTGCGGGCGGTCCGCAGGCCGCGCTCGTCTTCAGGCGCCGCAGCGGCAGGCCGCTCACCGACGGCGTCAGCAGCCTGTACACCTATCGTGGCTACTGGAACACCTTTGACAAGCGCGTGGACGGCGCCGCCGCGAAACTCAAGGACGAAGATCCATGGGTGCTACGCATCCCCGCAAACGCCACGAGCGACAGCGTGCGCCTCGCACGGGAAATCAAACGCGCCTACTTCAATGACTACATCGATGTCTGGGACAGCTACCTCAACGATCTGGCATTGATGGACAGCGCGTCCATTGCACAGAGCATGCAGATGGCACGCATTCTGTCGGCGCCCGATTCGCCGCTCAGACAATTTCTGCTGGTCGCCGCGAATGAGACGAATCTGCTGCGCGCGGGAGCGGCGCAGCAGCCTACGGCAGACAAACTGCAAAAGCGCATCGGCGAAGCAAGGCAATCGCTCACTGCGTTGTTCGGCAGCGTTGCACGCGGCGCGCCGCCGCCCGCCGGCGACGACAAACCCGAAGCCATCGTCGACGAACATTTCGAACCGCTGAGACGTCTGGCGGCCTCCACCGCAGGCGGCCCGCTCGACAGCAATCTGCGGGTGATCGACGAGCTTTACAGCTATCTGAGCTCCGCGAGCGCTGCGTTGAGCAGCGGCAACGCGCCGCCGCAAACGGATGTATTCAACCGACTCCAGGCGGACGCGGGGCGCCTGCCCATGCCGTTGCGCCAGATGTTCAGCGATCTGTCGCAGACGGGTTCGGCGCAGGTCAACGGCGCCGCACGGGTGAACATCGCACAGGACGCGCAAGGCGGCATCGGCCGTGTATGCCGGCAGATGCTCGCCGGACGCTACCCATTCGAGCGCGGCTCGCCTCGCGACGTCGCGCTCGACGATTTTGCGAAGCTGTTCGCCACCGGCGGATTGATGGACAGCTTCTTTCAGAAGAACCTGGCCTCGCAGATCGACGTCAGCCATAGCCGCTGGACCTTCAGGGGTGACGCGGGCGGCGGCTCGCCGGTCGATACGCGCCTCGCCGGCTCGTTTCAGAACGCCGATACGATCCGCACTGTGTTCTTCCCCGGCAACGCGACGGCGCCGTCGCTGCAAATCGAATTGACGCCGCTCGAGATGGACCCCGGCATCACGCAGTACGTGCTGGACATCGATGGCCAGACGATCCGCTATGCACACGGCCCGCAGATTCCGGCGACCGTGAAGTGGCCCAACGCAGGCGGGGCCAATCTGGTCAGCTTGCTGGTCAATACGCAAAGTGGCAGCAACAGCCTGCAAACCCACGGCCCGTGGGCTTTGCACCGCCTGTTTGACAAGGCGCGCATCACGCCGGGCGCGGCGCCCGAGAGCTTTGTCGCGAGTTTCAACGTCAACGGGAGAACGCTGGCGCTGCGCGTCACCGCCAGCAACAGCTATAACCCATTCCAGCTGGCGCAAATGAACGCATTCTCGTGTCCGTCATGA
- a CDS encoding type VI secretion system protein ImpJ — MKFSYLPQKAAGASRSKVVWSEGMYLRPQHFQQFERYIEDYVQQRSVGLQGAFWGFLSLEIDPAALTLGKVALSTAQGVFPDGTPFLLTGPDNLPAPLDIPADAKDELVVLAWPIRRADGEDTIFEEQVESLARYGVCTREIADSNAVALGPATVQIARARLKLVRASELRSEWQALGLLRVVERRSDNQLVLDKHYIPPMLIAGQHPVLGSYLGELHGLLEQRGDALAQRLSRPGRGGVAEVGDFLLLALINRAQADTSHAQAFGHVHPEQLFRQWLRLAFDLCTYTSNQRRPQVRPDYRHDDLQGSFSPLMAELRRALSTVLEQNAVAIELEARAHRVWVARIPSPELIRSAGFVLSVHADLPAETMRTRYPAQVKIGPAERLADLVNLHLPGIALRLLPVAPRQIPYHAGCHYFELDTSGELWKQLEKSSGLALHVAGDLPGLTMEFWAIRG, encoded by the coding sequence ATGAAGTTCTCATATTTGCCGCAGAAAGCGGCGGGCGCATCCCGCAGCAAAGTCGTCTGGTCGGAAGGCATGTACCTGCGACCGCAGCATTTCCAGCAGTTCGAGCGTTATATCGAAGACTATGTCCAACAGCGCAGCGTGGGTCTGCAGGGAGCATTCTGGGGGTTTCTGAGTCTCGAGATCGATCCCGCTGCGCTCACGTTGGGCAAGGTGGCGTTGTCGACGGCGCAGGGCGTATTCCCCGACGGTACGCCCTTCTTGCTGACCGGTCCCGACAACCTGCCCGCGCCGCTCGACATCCCCGCTGACGCAAAAGACGAACTTGTCGTGCTCGCGTGGCCAATCCGTCGCGCGGACGGCGAAGACACAATCTTTGAAGAACAGGTCGAATCGCTCGCCCGGTACGGCGTATGCACGCGCGAAATTGCCGACAGCAATGCGGTCGCGCTGGGACCGGCCACCGTGCAGATCGCCCGGGCGCGCCTGAAACTGGTACGCGCGTCCGAGCTGCGCAGCGAATGGCAGGCGCTCGGCCTGCTGCGGGTGGTGGAGCGGCGCAGCGATAACCAGTTGGTGCTCGACAAGCACTACATCCCGCCGATGCTGATAGCCGGACAGCATCCGGTGCTCGGCAGTTACCTCGGCGAACTGCATGGCCTGCTTGAACAGCGCGGCGATGCGCTGGCACAGCGTCTGTCACGCCCAGGGCGCGGCGGCGTCGCCGAGGTCGGCGACTTTCTGCTGCTGGCACTGATCAACCGCGCTCAAGCCGATACTTCGCATGCGCAGGCGTTCGGCCACGTGCATCCCGAACAGCTGTTTCGTCAATGGCTGCGGCTCGCGTTCGATCTCTGCACTTACACGAGCAACCAGCGCCGGCCACAGGTCCGTCCTGACTACCGGCACGACGACCTGCAAGGCAGCTTCTCGCCGTTGATGGCTGAATTGCGGCGCGCGTTGTCGACGGTGCTCGAGCAGAACGCCGTCGCGATCGAATTGGAGGCGCGCGCGCATCGCGTGTGGGTCGCACGGATTCCGAGTCCCGAACTGATTCGCAGTGCCGGCTTCGTGCTCTCGGTGCACGCCGATCTCCCCGCCGAGACCATGCGCACGCGCTATCCCGCGCAGGTCAAAATCGGGCCCGCCGAGCGGCTGGCCGATCTGGTCAATCTGCATCTTCCCGGCATTGCGCTGCGCCTGCTGCCGGTCGCGCCGAGGCAGATTCCGTATCACGCCGGCTGCCACTACTTCGAACTGGATACGAGCGGCGAACTCTGGAAGCAGTTGGAGAAATCCAGCGGCCTCGCCTTGCACGTCGCAGGCGATCTGCCCGGTCTGACGATGGAGTTCTGGGCCATTCGCGGCTAA
- a CDS encoding type VI secretion system protein VasD, with protein sequence MIPTRRRVLLALTPAILAAGCASTPKTAETSCEVYLYASSRVNPDSRGLPSPILVGIYGLKSTAAFEASSFSSLQDHARTALSDDLVSLEQVILLPGERKLISKPNDPAVRQFGVVAGYRELNRYVWKATFAPPADADRGFFSFWPFTPQRDAIRVELSEGGLVVRTMNRTH encoded by the coding sequence ATGATCCCTACACGACGGCGCGTGTTGCTTGCGCTGACTCCGGCGATCCTGGCGGCCGGCTGCGCGTCAACGCCAAAAACCGCGGAAACGTCTTGCGAGGTTTACCTCTACGCCAGTTCGCGAGTCAATCCGGACAGCCGCGGACTGCCTTCGCCGATTCTCGTCGGCATCTACGGTCTGAAGTCGACGGCAGCGTTCGAGGCGAGCAGCTTCTCCTCCTTGCAGGACCACGCGAGAACAGCCCTGAGCGACGACCTCGTGTCGCTTGAGCAGGTGATTCTCTTACCCGGCGAACGCAAGTTGATCTCGAAGCCGAACGATCCGGCAGTGCGGCAATTCGGCGTGGTCGCCGGCTATCGGGAATTGAACCGATACGTCTGGAAAGCCACCTTCGCGCCGCCAGCCGACGCGGACCGCGGCTTCTTTTCGTTCTGGCCGTTCACACCCCAGCGGGACGCCATACGCGTCGAACTGAGCGAAGGCGGCCTGGTGGTCAGAACCATGAATCGGACACATTGA
- a CDS encoding Mg2+ and Co2+ transporter CorB, contains DUF21, CBS pair, and CorC-HlyC domains, whose product MEQLPLWAQIGAVFLLLVCSSFFSISETAMMAINRHRLKHLASKNALGAKTTQGLLAHTDQLLSVVLIGNNLFNTIIPVLTTSIALHTFGRNNVVLSIATGIVAFLIIVFAEITPKIVGATFPEKIALPASLLIAPMMRVGKPLVWFVNLFANTILRVLHINTKGAHDQRLSTEELRTIVLESGSFMPTKHRSILLNLFDLENISVDDVMIPRRRIEALDFDAPFEQILHQLETCYHNKLIVYQGDIDRVLGVLHVRKTLAALHNQELERETLRELLAEPYFVPTGTPVFQQLQYFQESRHRTALVVNEYGELQGLVTPEDIIEELIGEFTTSIPRSANSRGGWNESGECIVAGSMPLRELNRWLHLTLPTDGPKTLNGLILEILEEIPDGDVCVQIGEVKLEVMRSDDQAIRTVKLFRPPARAAAKAVKAARG is encoded by the coding sequence GTGGAACAACTTCCCTTATGGGCGCAGATCGGCGCCGTCTTTCTGCTGCTTGTCTGCTCCAGCTTCTTTTCGATTTCCGAAACGGCGATGATGGCGATCAACCGCCATCGCCTGAAACACCTTGCCAGTAAGAATGCGCTCGGCGCGAAGACCACTCAGGGTCTTCTGGCGCACACCGACCAGCTGCTGAGCGTGGTCCTGATCGGCAACAATCTGTTCAATACGATCATTCCGGTGCTCACCACCTCGATCGCGCTACATACGTTCGGCCGCAATAACGTCGTGCTGTCGATTGCGACCGGCATCGTCGCGTTCCTGATCATCGTATTCGCGGAAATCACGCCGAAGATCGTCGGCGCGACGTTCCCGGAGAAGATCGCCCTGCCGGCCAGCCTGCTGATCGCACCGATGATGCGAGTCGGCAAACCGCTCGTCTGGTTCGTCAATCTGTTCGCGAACACGATCTTGCGCGTGCTGCATATCAATACCAAAGGCGCGCACGATCAGCGGCTTTCCACCGAAGAGCTGCGCACCATCGTGCTCGAATCAGGCAGCTTCATGCCGACCAAGCACCGCAGCATTCTGTTGAACCTGTTCGATCTCGAGAACATTTCCGTCGACGACGTGATGATCCCGCGCCGCCGGATCGAAGCGCTCGACTTCGACGCGCCCTTCGAACAGATCCTGCATCAGCTGGAAACCTGTTATCACAACAAGCTGATCGTCTATCAAGGCGACATCGACCGGGTGCTCGGCGTGCTGCACGTGCGCAAGACACTGGCGGCCCTGCACAACCAGGAGCTGGAGCGCGAGACGCTGCGCGAGTTGCTGGCCGAGCCGTATTTCGTGCCGACCGGCACGCCGGTATTCCAGCAACTGCAGTACTTCCAGGAGAGCCGTCACCGTACAGCGCTAGTCGTGAACGAATACGGCGAGCTGCAAGGACTGGTCACGCCGGAAGACATCATCGAAGAGCTGATCGGCGAATTCACCACGTCGATTCCGCGTAGCGCCAATTCGCGCGGCGGCTGGAACGAGAGCGGCGAATGTATCGTTGCGGGCAGCATGCCGCTGCGCGAACTGAACCGCTGGCTGCATCTCACGCTGCCGACCGACGGACCGAAGACGCTCAACGGGTTGATTCTAGAAATACTCGAAGAGATTCCCGATGGCGACGTGTGCGTGCAGATCGGCGAGGTGAAACTCGAAGTGATGCGCAGCGACGATCAGGCGATTCGCACCGTCAAGCTGTTCAGACCGCCCGCTCGCGCCGCCGCAAAAGCCGTCAAGGCCGCGCGCGGCTAA